A region of Triplophysa rosa linkage group LG16, Trosa_1v2, whole genome shotgun sequence DNA encodes the following proteins:
- the vamp1a gene encoding vesicle associated membrane protein 1a, which translates to MSAPDANAAPGGPEGEGGTGPPNLSSNRRLQQTQAQVDEVVDIMRVNVDKVLERDQKLSELDDRADALQAGASQFESSAAKLKNKYWWKNAKMMIIMGIIGVIMIGVLFMYFYY; encoded by the exons AT GTCTGCCCCGGATGCCAATGCGGCCCCTGGAGGCCCAGAGGGTGAGGGAGGCACCGGCCCACCCAACCTCAGCAGCAACCGTCGTCTCCAACAGACACAGGCCCAAGTAGACGAG GTGGTGGACATCATGCGTGTGAATGTGGACAAGGTCCTGGAAAGAGATCAGAAGCTGTCAGAGCTGGACGACCGGGCGGATGCGCTGCAGGCCGGAGCATCGCAGTTCGAAAGCAGCGCCGCTAAACTGAAAAACAAGTACTGGTGGAAGAATGCTAAG ATGATGATCATCATGGGCATTATTGGGGTCATCATGATAGGTGTCCTTTTCA TGTACTTCTACTATTGA